The proteins below are encoded in one region of Pseudomonas sp. SCB32:
- a CDS encoding DNA-J related domain-containing protein: MTLDLDHSLDLADQLLELLREAPEGLSEFQLIQQLKARHSTHVPNLPLIDKLVLFRTHFLVFNALYRLRDRLWEERTAHLEIGPLQIRLSPYISGAQALGEQDALRAYYLDEKHLKETTERDVEKLLESFWTRMQGNEEKAAALALFELEEGPVDYALIKLRYRQLVSQHHPDRGGSTTRLQSINKAMEILERYYSRP, from the coding sequence ATGACTCTCGACCTAGACCACAGCCTCGACCTCGCCGACCAGCTCCTTGAACTGCTGCGCGAAGCGCCTGAAGGACTCTCCGAATTCCAGCTGATCCAGCAACTGAAGGCGCGGCACTCCACTCACGTGCCCAATCTTCCGCTGATCGACAAGCTGGTGTTGTTCCGCACGCACTTCCTGGTGTTCAACGCGCTCTATCGCCTGCGTGACCGGCTCTGGGAAGAGCGCACCGCGCACCTGGAGATCGGACCGCTGCAGATCCGCCTCTCTCCTTATATAAGTGGTGCGCAGGCGCTCGGTGAGCAGGACGCCCTGCGCGCCTACTACCTGGACGAAAAACACCTGAAGGAAACCACCGAGCGCGACGTGGAGAAGCTGCTGGAAAGTTTCTGGACGCGCATGCAGGGCAACGAGGAAAAGGCCGCCGCGCTGGCTCTCTTCGAGCTGGAAGAAGGCCCGGTGGACTATGCGCTGATCAAGCTGCGCTACCGTCAGCTGGTCAGCCAGCATCATCCGGATCGTGGCGGCAGCACCACGCGGCTGCAGTCGATCAACAAG